In Methanonatronarchaeum thermophilum, a genomic segment contains:
- a CDS encoding M48 family metalloprotease, producing the protein MLGYKIKNIKQYPRLNQLFKYYKIQPPKILISPNKTLNARSLFFQKKYIQINQGLLQELKKEEIFAVILHEIGHSKTKTLSLLLTITTLIYTTIIVTSIYILITNIPNPTTTSITITTITATRIILPKIITKISQNIELKCDKYAATTLGTNKNWLISALKKIQKNTKPKTDPGTTTIYYILFHPYTTHPPIQKRINKIKQT; encoded by the coding sequence ATGCTAGGATACAAAATAAAAAACATAAAACAATACCCAAGACTAAACCAACTATTTAAATACTACAAAATACAACCACCAAAAATACTCATATCCCCAAACAAAACCCTCAACGCAAGATCACTATTTTTCCAAAAAAAATACATACAGATAAACCAAGGACTACTACAAGAACTAAAAAAAGAAGAAATATTCGCAGTAATACTCCACGAAATAGGCCACTCAAAAACAAAAACACTATCCCTACTACTAACGATAACAACACTAATCTACACAACGATAATAGTAACAAGCATATACATACTCATAACAAACATACCAAACCCAACCACAACATCAATAACAATAACAACAATAACAGCAACAAGAATAATACTACCAAAAATAATCACAAAAATATCACAAAACATAGAACTAAAATGCGACAAATACGCAGCCACAACACTAGGAACAAACAAAAACTGGCTGATATCCGCACTTAAAAAAATACAGAAAAACACAAAACCAAAAACAGACCCAGGAACAACAACAATATACTACATACTATTCCACCCATACACAACCCACCCACCAATCCAAAAAAGAATAAACAAAATAAAACAAACATAA
- a CDS encoding class II aldolase/adducin family protein: MNKVGDIVKIVKCMGNNSFFPGYSGNISVYEDPLLLISSSGTDLKNITTSDFVFLECRLDSFQLKQRGGGLVPSSETPLHIKTYEKTGPGCILHSHPDYSVVLSEKIDEIEFRSEGALELIGNKIEVLPEFDAGSLELAEKVSDYLKKNEVALVRNHGLFVKTDSLERAVSLTETVERDARQYYLELVIDG, from the coding sequence ATGAATAAAGTTGGAGATATAGTTAAAATCGTTAAATGTATGGGAAACAATAGCTTTTTTCCAGGATATAGCGGTAACATCAGTGTTTATGAAGATCCTCTTCTTTTAATCAGCTCTTCGGGAACAGATTTAAAAAACATAACCACTTCTGACTTTGTTTTTTTAGAATGTCGGCTTGATTCGTTCCAGTTGAAACAAAGGGGTGGGGGTCTAGTTCCTTCAAGCGAAACTCCTCTTCATATTAAAACATATGAAAAAACAGGGCCAGGTTGTATTCTTCATTCTCATCCTGATTACTCAGTTGTCTTGTCCGAAAAAATAGATGAAATTGAGTTTAGAAGTGAGGGTGCACTTGAACTAATAGGTAATAAAATTGAAGTTCTACCTGAGTTTGATGCTGGATCTCTAGAGTTAGCTGAAAAAGTATCAGATTATTTAAAAAAAAATGAAGTGGCTCTTGTTAGGAACCATGGATTGTTTGTTAAAACAGATAGTTTGGAGAGAGCCGTCTCCCTCACTGAAACTGTTGAGAGAGATGCTAGACAATACTATCTTGAATTAGTTATCGACGGTTAG
- a CDS encoding UPF0147 family protein, which translates to MSQDNKKEIERCFHVLDKIINDNSIPKNIRRAAKNAKTEMQSDEDLTVRATNAITELNEVNEDPNIPVHARTEIWNAISILEGLTVDN; encoded by the coding sequence ATGAGTCAAGATAATAAAAAAGAGATTGAGAGATGTTTTCATGTTCTCGATAAAATAATAAATGATAATTCTATTCCAAAAAACATTAGAAGGGCAGCTAAAAACGCTAAAACAGAGATGCAGAGCGATGAAGACCTAACAGTTAGGGCAACAAACGCAATAACAGAGTTAAACGAAGTTAACGAAGATCCAAACATACCTGTCCACGCAAGAACCGAGATATGGAATGCAATATCAATCCTTGAAGGACTAACCGTCGATAACTAA
- the purQ gene encoding phosphoribosylformylglycinamidine synthase I, translating into MTNIAIIKFPGSNCDLDVKKIYEEILDVKAELIWYKQDIEKDYDGVIIPGGFSYGDYLRSGAIAAKTPIMESIKEYADNGGKVFGICNGFQILTEVGLLPGTLMTNKYPKFKCQSTYIRIESNSSVFTSNYNENEVIKIPIAHKDGNYIAKEKTYREIKENDQIAFKYVDEKGRTTQKSNPNGSKDNIAGVMNQEKNILGMMPHPERASDKLLRSNDGLKILKSIT; encoded by the coding sequence ATGACGAATATAGCGATCATCAAGTTTCCGGGGTCAAACTGCGACCTTGATGTCAAAAAAATATATGAAGAGATACTCGATGTCAAGGCCGAATTGATTTGGTATAAACAGGATATTGAAAAAGACTATGACGGAGTGATAATACCTGGTGGTTTTTCATATGGAGATTACCTTAGATCCGGAGCTATAGCTGCCAAAACTCCTATAATGGAATCTATCAAGGAGTATGCTGATAACGGAGGAAAGGTCTTTGGAATTTGCAATGGATTCCAGATACTCACAGAAGTTGGGTTGCTACCAGGTACATTGATGACGAACAAATACCCTAAATTTAAATGCCAATCAACATACATAAGAATTGAAAGCAACAGCTCAGTGTTCACCTCAAACTACAATGAAAACGAAGTTATTAAAATACCAATAGCTCATAAAGATGGAAATTATATTGCAAAAGAAAAAACATACAGGGAAATAAAAGAGAACGATCAGATTGCCTTTAAATACGTTGATGAAAAAGGCCGAACAACCCAAAAATCCAATCCAAATGGATCTAAAGACAATATAGCTGGTGTAATGAATCAAGAAAAAAACATACTGGGTATGATGCCACATCCTGAAAGAGCTTCGGACAAACTACTTAGGTCAAATGATGGATTGAAAATACTAAAATCGATTACCTAA
- the purS gene encoding phosphoribosylformylglycinamidine synthase subunit PurS, which yields MTYDVVVDIKLKEGMLDPEGNTTKRSLELLGYNNVNQVRVGKKIFLEIDGSSKEQVIEDVDKMCRKLLANPVIHNYEIRVD from the coding sequence ATAACTTACGATGTAGTTGTAGATATAAAACTTAAGGAAGGAATGCTTGACCCAGAAGGCAATACAACGAAAAGGTCGCTGGAGCTGCTTGGTTACAACAATGTAAATCAAGTTAGAGTTGGTAAAAAAATTTTCTTAGAAATCGATGGTAGTTCAAAGGAACAAGTAATCGAAGATGTAGATAAGATGTGTCGGAAATTACTTGCTAACCCTGTCATACATAACTACGAAATAAGGGTGGATTGA
- a CDS encoding ASKHA domain-containing protein — MHIVFEPDGKTIEIEKGKTILDAADKADIDIKSDCGGKGTCGKCIIKIEEGHQSISPLISEEKDSLCKEEIEEGYRYACAAKIQNPGTEVTVSIPSRSRRDKQVILEEGLHVDIELDPQIHKYQIKPEKPSLKDDLSDYERLQKILKQEYGLEVDDIAVNTLRKLPKKLRNDLGRFKEKFTVTLNKNKIIKIEDSHQEKYYGIAIDIGTTTVVAYLVDMTTGEIIDIASEMNPQMRYGEDVMTRVTTTFSEENGMNKMQDTIIKGVNRLISELSEDNNIDKKDILEVTAVGNTGMHHIFAGIHPEFISKSPYVQGIRDAVNLTPADAGVEIYEDGNIHILPTVSGWMGADTIGCLLTTTPYKQDPIQLMIDVGTNGEIVLGNKDRMIGASCAAGPALEGAHMKYGMRAAPGAIQYINLNEELEPQLDVIGDQPPKGICGSGIIDAIAELVRTGIINKDGTYNKNAETDRLRETESGLEYVLAYKSEYNSKHDVTLTNQDIREVQLAKGAISAGAHILMDELGIDKPDEIMLAGAFGNYIDKISALTIGLFPEVGIDDIKMAGNAAGVGARLALIDKNKRQKARELPTQIKYYRLATHEDFDMEFARAQYFPHMEMDKYPNYEKIQELRRCR, encoded by the coding sequence TTGCATATAGTTTTTGAACCCGATGGAAAAACCATCGAAATAGAGAAAGGGAAAACAATACTAGACGCAGCAGACAAAGCAGACATAGATATCAAATCGGATTGTGGTGGAAAAGGAACATGTGGAAAATGCATAATAAAGATTGAAGAAGGCCACCAATCCATATCACCCCTTATTTCAGAAGAAAAAGACAGCCTCTGTAAAGAAGAAATCGAAGAAGGATACAGGTATGCCTGTGCAGCAAAAATACAAAACCCCGGAACAGAAGTAACTGTTTCAATACCAAGCAGAAGCCGTAGAGATAAACAAGTTATACTTGAAGAAGGCCTACATGTCGATATCGAACTGGACCCACAGATCCATAAATACCAAATAAAACCAGAAAAACCCTCACTAAAAGACGACTTATCAGATTACGAAAGACTGCAGAAGATATTAAAACAAGAATATGGATTAGAGGTAGACGATATCGCTGTTAACACACTTAGAAAATTGCCAAAAAAACTTAGAAACGATTTAGGTCGGTTTAAAGAGAAATTTACAGTCACATTAAACAAAAACAAAATAATTAAAATCGAAGATAGCCATCAAGAAAAATACTACGGAATAGCTATAGACATAGGTACAACAACAGTCGTAGCCTACCTAGTAGACATGACCACCGGAGAAATCATAGACATAGCATCCGAAATGAATCCACAAATGAGATATGGCGAAGACGTAATGACCCGGGTCACAACTACATTCAGTGAAGAAAACGGCATGAATAAAATGCAAGACACAATAATCAAAGGAGTCAACAGACTTATATCCGAACTATCCGAAGACAACAACATCGATAAAAAAGACATACTAGAGGTAACAGCTGTAGGAAACACCGGCATGCACCATATATTTGCAGGAATACACCCAGAATTCATTTCAAAATCACCATATGTACAAGGAATAAGAGACGCAGTAAACCTAACACCAGCAGACGCTGGAGTTGAAATATACGAAGACGGAAACATACACATACTCCCAACAGTAAGCGGGTGGATGGGGGCAGACACAATCGGATGCCTACTAACAACAACACCATACAAACAAGACCCAATCCAACTGATGATAGACGTCGGCACAAACGGAGAAATCGTACTTGGAAACAAAGACAGAATGATAGGTGCATCATGTGCAGCAGGTCCTGCACTTGAAGGAGCTCACATGAAATATGGAATGAGAGCAGCGCCAGGAGCAATACAATACATAAACTTAAACGAAGAACTCGAACCACAACTCGACGTAATCGGAGACCAACCACCCAAAGGAATCTGCGGCTCCGGAATCATAGACGCTATCGCAGAACTCGTAAGAACCGGAATAATCAACAAAGACGGTACATACAACAAAAACGCAGAAACAGATCGATTACGAGAAACCGAATCAGGCCTAGAATACGTATTAGCATACAAATCTGAATACAACTCCAAACACGACGTAACATTAACAAACCAAGACATACGAGAAGTACAGCTCGCAAAAGGAGCAATATCAGCAGGTGCACACATACTAATGGATGAACTAGGAATAGACAAACCAGACGAAATAATGCTGGCCGGAGCCTTCGGAAACTACATCGACAAGATATCAGCCCTTACAATAGGACTGTTCCCAGAAGTAGGTATAGACGATATAAAGATGGCTGGAAATGCAGCGGGGGTCGGAGCAAGACTAGCACTAATAGACAAAAACAAAAGACAAAAAGCCAGAGAACTACCAACCCAAATAAAATACTACAGACTAGCAACACATGAAGACTTCGACATGGAGTTCGCAAGAGCCCAATACTTCCCACACATGGAAATGGATAAATATCCAAACTACGAAAAAATACAAGAACTCAGACGCTGCAGGTGA
- a CDS encoding cobalamin B12-binding domain-containing protein, translating into MSKEQILEDLHNGVLEMDEEKVSNAAQKALDEGVEPMDAIMDGLVSGIAEVGDLYDKGEKFVPEVLMSSEALYAGLDILKPHIDADDLGVEGKIVLGVAEGDVHDIGKNLVRLMLDVSGMEVIDLGKDVPNDQFTKKAVEEDGDIIAVSAMMTSTMLGIEDIVKDARKNAPNVKILAGGAPLNEKSAIEEFGADGYAPDATKAAKKALELMKE; encoded by the coding sequence ATGTCAAAAGAACAAATCCTGGAAGACCTACATAACGGCGTCCTAGAAATGGACGAAGAAAAAGTATCCAACGCAGCTCAAAAAGCATTGGACGAAGGCGTAGAGCCAATGGACGCAATAATGGATGGACTAGTAAGTGGAATAGCCGAAGTCGGAGACCTATACGACAAAGGAGAAAAATTCGTACCCGAAGTACTGATGTCCTCAGAAGCATTGTACGCAGGACTCGACATACTGAAACCACATATAGACGCCGACGACCTCGGAGTCGAAGGAAAAATAGTACTTGGTGTTGCAGAAGGAGACGTACACGACATAGGTAAAAACCTAGTTAGATTGATGCTCGACGTAAGCGGAATGGAAGTAATCGATCTAGGGAAAGACGTACCAAACGACCAGTTCACCAAAAAAGCAGTAGAAGAAGATGGAGACATAATAGCTGTATCCGCAATGATGACATCAACAATGCTAGGAATCGAAGACATCGTTAAAGACGCACGCAAGAACGCACCAAACGTAAAAATACTGGCAGGTGGAGCACCACTAAACGAAAAATCAGCAATAGAAGAATTCGGAGCCGACGGATACGCACCAGACGCAACAAAAGCAGCAAAGAAAGCACTAGAACTAATGAAAGAATAA
- a CDS encoding ATP-dependent helicase: MSLEPKSELKDVESYIIDEVFEPSVRDWWVGKFGRFFDVNDGYFTPPQRGAIPNIYRGENTLVCAPTGSGKTLSSFASIINELYKFSREDELENTVYCLYISPLKSLANDIHRNLVEPLRGIEEIARERGIDNDEIRHAIRHGDTPKNERAKMLDTTPHILNTTPETLAILLNSPKFKEKLRSVRWVIVDEIHSLAEGKRGVHLSLSLERLQEMAHQEFVRIGCSATVEPVEEVARFLVGSGRDFEVVDTRFIRDMELSLRCPTDDLINTDPEEISEVLYTELHDLIQEHDNTLIFTNTRSGAERVLKNLRSKFPEHYFDENTGCHHGSLGREKRVDIEEKLKGGEIDFVTTSTSLELGVDMPHLDLVVQIGSPKSVSKLLQRIGRSGHSLHHKVKGIVFVMDRDELLECSVMLKHAEEGFIDRVFIPTNCLDVLSQHIYGMAINSVKKLDTVKKVVRRSYCYSDLPESSFDKVIKYLTADYAGMEDKNIYAKIWYDSDSGEIGRRGGMSRVIYMTNLGTIPASFSCGVYTRDDKKRVGSLDEQYLDKLEKGDVFHLGGDRYEFRYRRGGKVYVDRTDRPSNVPRWFSERLPLSYDLAIKILLFKKKMRGWVSGGSAEEAEKYLKTFPIDENAVKSLVKMFMEQVMYSGGESISTPNNFYVEQYHDSDYRKRFLFQSTYGRKFNDGLSRLLAHEVSRRRGVDVSVSISDFGFTLSFSNEIEIDFKEVIDGIDLDMMERTMKDALQGTEMLKRMFRINAVRSFMILENYKGNRKSGRRQQFNSDMMINYALSKDDFAVVDETYREIFYDKLELDHVEQFINKVQKNEVEVTQKTVRSPSPFMFGTATLDSSDVVLAEDRSSVIKQFHKQVIEEIGLDDP; this comes from the coding sequence ATGTCTTTAGAACCTAAATCTGAGTTAAAGGATGTTGAAAGTTATATAATTGATGAGGTTTTTGAGCCTTCTGTGAGGGATTGGTGGGTTGGTAAGTTTGGTCGTTTTTTCGATGTTAATGACGGTTATTTCACTCCTCCGCAGCGTGGGGCTATCCCTAATATTTATAGGGGTGAGAATACTCTTGTATGTGCTCCAACAGGGTCAGGTAAGACGCTTTCTTCTTTTGCATCGATTATAAATGAGTTGTATAAGTTTTCTAGAGAGGATGAGCTTGAAAACACTGTTTATTGCCTTTATATATCTCCTTTGAAATCTCTTGCTAATGATATACACCGCAATCTGGTTGAACCATTAAGGGGTATTGAAGAGATTGCTAGGGAGCGGGGTATTGATAACGATGAGATTAGGCATGCGATAAGGCATGGTGATACTCCAAAAAACGAGCGGGCTAAGATGCTTGACACAACCCCGCATATATTGAATACAACCCCTGAGACACTAGCTATCTTGTTGAATTCACCTAAGTTTAAGGAGAAGTTGAGGTCGGTTAGGTGGGTTATTGTTGATGAGATACATTCACTTGCTGAGGGTAAGCGTGGTGTTCATCTTTCATTGAGTTTGGAGCGTCTTCAGGAGATGGCTCACCAAGAGTTTGTTAGGATTGGTTGTAGTGCGACGGTTGAGCCTGTTGAGGAGGTTGCTAGGTTTTTAGTTGGCTCTGGACGTGATTTCGAGGTTGTTGACACACGTTTTATACGTGATATGGAGTTAAGTCTTAGATGTCCAACAGATGATTTGATAAACACGGATCCAGAGGAGATCAGCGAGGTATTGTATACAGAACTTCACGACCTTATCCAGGAACATGATAACACATTGATTTTCACCAATACACGTAGTGGTGCTGAACGTGTGTTGAAAAATCTGAGGAGTAAGTTCCCAGAACATTATTTCGATGAGAACACTGGGTGTCACCATGGTTCTCTTGGACGGGAGAAGAGGGTGGATATTGAGGAGAAGTTGAAAGGTGGGGAAATCGATTTTGTAACCACCAGCACCTCCCTCGAACTCGGGGTTGACATGCCACACCTGGACCTTGTTGTTCAAATCGGATCTCCAAAATCTGTCTCCAAGTTGTTGCAGCGTATAGGTAGGTCTGGACACTCACTGCATCATAAGGTGAAGGGTATTGTCTTTGTGATGGATAGGGATGAGTTGCTTGAGTGTTCTGTTATGCTTAAACACGCTGAAGAAGGTTTTATCGATAGGGTGTTCATACCGACAAACTGTCTCGATGTGCTCTCCCAACATATCTATGGCATGGCTATAAATAGTGTTAAAAAGCTTGATACAGTTAAAAAAGTTGTTAGAAGGTCTTATTGCTATTCAGATTTACCTGAAAGTAGTTTTGATAAGGTTATCAAGTATTTGACCGCGGATTACGCTGGTATGGAAGACAAGAATATATACGCCAAAATCTGGTATGACAGTGATTCAGGCGAGATAGGTAGGCGTGGAGGCATGTCACGCGTTATATACATGACGAATCTTGGAACTATACCTGCCAGTTTCTCTTGTGGAGTGTATACAAGGGATGATAAAAAAAGAGTTGGTAGTTTAGATGAACAGTATCTGGATAAACTCGAGAAGGGAGATGTATTCCATCTTGGTGGTGATCGATATGAATTCAGGTATCGACGTGGTGGGAAGGTATATGTAGACCGGACCGACCGTCCTTCAAACGTGCCTAGATGGTTTTCAGAGCGATTGCCTTTGTCCTATGACCTAGCGATTAAAATTCTTTTGTTTAAAAAGAAGATGCGGGGTTGGGTTAGTGGTGGCTCCGCTGAAGAAGCAGAGAAATATCTAAAGACATTTCCAATCGATGAAAACGCAGTTAAAAGCCTAGTTAAGATGTTTATGGAGCAGGTCATGTACTCTGGAGGTGAATCGATATCAACACCAAACAATTTCTACGTTGAACAGTATCATGACAGTGACTACCGCAAGAGATTTTTATTCCAGAGTACCTATGGACGTAAGTTTAACGATGGTTTAAGTAGGCTTTTAGCTCATGAGGTTTCCAGGAGACGTGGTGTAGATGTTTCCGTTTCGATATCGGATTTTGGTTTCACACTCTCCTTTTCAAATGAAATAGAGATAGATTTCAAAGAGGTTATCGATGGAATCGACCTTGATATGATGGAGAGAACAATGAAAGATGCTCTACAGGGTACTGAAATGCTTAAAAGGATGTTCAGGATAAACGCTGTACGTTCCTTCATGATACTTGAAAACTATAAGGGGAACCGAAAAAGTGGTCGTAGGCAGCAGTTTAATTCCGACATGATGATAAACTACGCCTTATCAAAAGATGATTTCGCAGTTGTAGATGAGACATACCGAGAGATTTTCTATGATAAACTTGAGTTAGACCATGTTGAACAGTTTATAAATAAAGTTCAAAAAAACGAGGTCGAGGTTACTCAGAAAACTGTTAGGTCACCAAGCCCATTCATGTTCGGAACGGCAACACTTGATTCAAGTGATGTAGTACTAGCTGAAGACCGTTCTTCCGTTATAAAACAATTCCATAAACAGGTTATTGAGGAGATTGGGTTGGATGACCCCTAA
- a CDS encoding type IV pilin N-terminal domain-containing protein yields the protein MKKLLKNKNTSYNDSGVSSVVGAIIMVSVVVVMATIAGAFVMGVLTIPEPAPTTTISTEDMNNQEISLIHEGGDTVKTEDLRIIIYNLDGEQENNRIDIDKEEIAEETDKSEWSSGERISIQINEIQVDQGDRVDIRIMHTPSETTIYSELKTT from the coding sequence TTGAAGAAACTATTAAAAAATAAGAATACATCATATAATGACAGTGGGGTAAGCTCGGTAGTAGGAGCCATAATAATGGTCAGCGTTGTGGTAGTGATGGCTACAATTGCAGGAGCATTCGTAATGGGAGTTTTAACTATACCCGAACCAGCACCAACAACAACCATCTCAACCGAAGACATGAACAATCAAGAAATATCCCTAATACACGAAGGAGGCGACACTGTCAAAACCGAAGACCTCAGAATAATAATATACAACCTCGATGGCGAGCAAGAAAACAACCGAATAGACATAGACAAAGAAGAAATAGCAGAAGAAACCGATAAATCCGAATGGAGCAGTGGAGAAAGAATCTCAATACAAATAAACGAAATCCAAGTCGATCAAGGAGATAGGGTAGATATAAGAATTATGCACACACCATCAGAAACAACAATATACTCAGAACTAAAAACAACCTAA
- the yciH gene encoding stress response translation initiation inhibitor YciH, with amino-acid sequence MSEEVCPKCGLPSELCVCEEIAKEDQRIKVYVENRAYGKPMTIVKGIDSKDIDLNELATELKTKCACGGTVKNKKIELQGDHKRKVKDMLIQKGFSEQSVVLGK; translated from the coding sequence ATGAGTGAAGAAGTTTGCCCCAAATGCGGTTTACCTAGTGAACTCTGTGTATGCGAAGAAATAGCAAAAGAAGATCAGAGGATTAAGGTCTATGTTGAAAATAGAGCTTATGGCAAACCCATGACTATTGTTAAGGGTATTGACAGTAAAGACATTGACCTAAACGAATTGGCTACAGAACTAAAAACTAAATGCGCTTGTGGAGGTACGGTTAAAAATAAAAAAATCGAGCTACAGGGAGACCACAAACGTAAAGTAAAAGATATGCTGATTCAAAAAGGATTTTCCGAACAAAGTGTTGTACTAGGAAAATGA
- a CDS encoding minichromosome maintenance protein MCM has product MSTTIEESLDINEVEDRFKEFFEKYYSTEIKDLVAKYPNEKSLYVHYNSLLERFDPEFADRLVEEPDKFILGAERAVKNTEIKLQPVIDSGESQGLSLNEILNNINVRFIELPTRLRTLARNLRSHHINKFVSIDGIVKRATEVRPKLVKGVFKCLRCGNVMEVGQEGESYQEPYQCADETCQRKNAFELLVDKSDFIDSQKLQIQERPEDLRGAEQPQDLNILVEDDLTGEVVPGNRVIINGVLRSSQKQSRNSKSTVFDVYVECNSIELMDREFEDLEITVEELNMIEDLSSDPDIYNKIIDSIAPTIYGYRDVKEAMALQLFSGVAKQLPDGSRIRGDIHTFLVGDPGIGKSQILRYVSNLAPRGVYASGKSSTSAGLTAAAVKDEFGDGKWTLEAGALVLADKGVATIDEMDKMNSRDRSALHEAMEQQSISIAKAGITSTLKSRCALLGAANPKYGRFDRYEPIADQIDMEPSLLSRFDLIFTLTDKPDKKKDEKIANHIIKSHYAGEISMKSDKSGEADTALEDIEPAIEPELMRKYIAHSKQITPVLTEDAKEELVDFYLELREIGEDENSPVPVTARQLEALVRLAEASARTRLNETVEVVDAERATTIVNKCLKEVGMDPETGQYDIDMLTTGTSKSQRDKIRLIKEVIESLEGEEGAPRTEVISEAESEGVDKDEVKDIIKKLREKGDIIEPRPGKTLRTT; this is encoded by the coding sequence ATGTCTACTACTATTGAAGAGAGTTTGGATATTAATGAGGTTGAAGATAGGTTTAAGGAGTTTTTCGAGAAGTATTATTCAACTGAGATTAAGGATTTAGTTGCTAAGTATCCAAATGAGAAGTCTCTTTATGTTCATTATAACTCTTTGTTGGAGAGGTTTGACCCTGAGTTTGCTGATCGTTTGGTTGAGGAGCCTGATAAGTTTATTTTGGGGGCTGAAAGGGCTGTTAAAAATACGGAGATTAAGTTGCAGCCTGTTATTGATAGTGGGGAGTCTCAGGGATTGAGTTTGAATGAGATTTTGAACAATATTAATGTTCGATTTATTGAGCTTCCGACTCGTTTGAGGACTCTTGCTCGGAATCTTCGAAGCCATCACATTAATAAGTTTGTTTCTATCGATGGTATTGTTAAGCGGGCGACCGAAGTACGGCCTAAATTGGTTAAGGGGGTTTTTAAGTGTCTTCGGTGTGGTAATGTTATGGAGGTTGGTCAGGAGGGAGAGTCTTATCAAGAGCCGTATCAATGTGCAGATGAGACTTGTCAAAGGAAGAATGCTTTTGAGTTGTTGGTTGATAAATCTGATTTTATAGATTCTCAGAAGCTTCAGATTCAGGAGCGGCCTGAGGATTTAAGAGGTGCTGAACAGCCTCAGGATCTTAATATTCTTGTGGAGGATGATTTAACGGGGGAGGTTGTTCCTGGTAATCGTGTTATAATTAATGGTGTGTTGAGGTCTTCTCAAAAGCAGAGTAGGAACAGTAAGAGCACTGTTTTTGATGTCTATGTTGAGTGTAATTCCATTGAGTTGATGGATCGTGAGTTTGAGGACCTTGAGATTACTGTTGAAGAGCTGAATATGATTGAAGATCTTTCTAGTGACCCTGATATCTATAATAAGATAATTGATTCTATAGCGCCCACGATATATGGGTATAGGGATGTTAAGGAGGCTATGGCTCTTCAGTTGTTTTCTGGTGTTGCTAAACAACTGCCTGATGGCTCTAGGATTCGTGGTGATATACATACGTTTCTTGTTGGTGACCCGGGTATTGGTAAGTCGCAGATATTGAGGTATGTTTCTAATTTGGCTCCTAGAGGTGTTTATGCTTCTGGTAAGAGCAGTACGTCTGCCGGGCTCACTGCAGCTGCTGTTAAGGATGAGTTTGGTGATGGTAAGTGGACTTTGGAGGCTGGTGCGTTGGTTCTTGCAGATAAAGGTGTGGCCACCATCGATGAGATGGATAAGATGAATAGTCGTGACCGTAGTGCTTTGCACGAGGCGATGGAGCAACAGAGCATCTCTATTGCAAAGGCTGGTATTACATCTACACTCAAGTCGAGATGTGCTTTGTTGGGAGCTGCTAACCCTAAGTATGGTCGTTTCGATAGGTATGAACCGATTGCGGATCAGATTGATATGGAGCCTTCTTTGTTATCGAGGTTTGATTTGATTTTTACTTTGACGGATAAACCGGATAAAAAGAAGGATGAGAAGATTGCTAACCATATAATTAAATCTCATTATGCGGGTGAGATTTCGATGAAGTCTGATAAATCTGGTGAAGCGGATACTGCTTTGGAGGATATAGAGCCTGCTATAGAGCCTGAGTTGATGCGTAAATACATTGCTCATTCTAAACAGATTACTCCGGTTTTAACTGAGGATGCTAAAGAAGAGTTGGTAGATTTTTATCTGGAGCTTAGGGAGATTGGTGAGGATGAGAATTCTCCTGTCCCGGTTACTGCTCGACAGCTTGAGGCTTTGGTTCGTTTAGCTGAAGCAAGCGCCCGAACCAGGCTTAATGAAACAGTTGAGGTTGTTGATGCTGAACGAGCAACCACTATAGTTAATAAATGTCTTAAAGAGGTTGGTATGGATCCTGAGACAGGTCAGTATGACATTGATATGTTGACAACTGGTACCAGTAAGAGCCAGCGTGATAAAATCAGGTTGATTAAGGAGGTCATTGAGAGTTTAGAAGGTGAGGAAGGAGCTCCTAGGACTGAGGTTATTAGTGAGGCTGAAAGTGAAGGTGTAGATAAGGATGAGGTTAAAGATATAATTAAGAAGTTGAGGGAGAAAGGAGATATTATAGAGCCAAGGCCTGGAAAGACCTTGCGTACAACTTAA